The following proteins are co-located in the Purpureocillium takamizusanense chromosome 10, complete sequence genome:
- a CDS encoding uncharacterized protein (EggNog:ENOG503NZ02~COG:T), with product MAHIIDEPIEEELLPGDRLGRFHPTRPGEVLDGRFKTITKLGYGAGSTVWLAENLRFKKWRKSSIPRYVSVKIAALDTDAAWETRISKVIAKAQPSHEGLEFIRMPIDEFRLARPEGTHSCLVYTPMRETLCQLQSRLRRQRLAPPLFKFFIYCLLEALDYLHTKCGLIHTDIKDDNIMVTIESDAVLADFVKLQKKNHQPAHVRIEDGRITYLSQADFGPLQGPRLLPKLADFNLAFPGLAGDKGHLSPIQSHRFRAPEVILGCPWSYSADIWNLGLLMWNLLEGISLFDRPAGEAGEYDAHVHLAQMVTLLGDPPEELIERERFFRKHQLKSPVTNARGKKCKNMNEFWGGPFFDEDSKSRSLQKDCWFMSRPITDHVLRDDLLGKKRLADTVTELAGDEKEAFLDLASGMLHWLPEKRKTAKELLQHPIFDSLNNKRAQWRIDG from the exons ATGGCTCATATTATCGACGAGcccatcgaggaggagctgctcccGGGCGATCGGCTGGGACGTTTCCATCCGACGCGGCCCGGCGAGGTACTGGATGGCAGATTCAAGACGATCACCAAGCTTGGTTATGGCGCGGGCTCCACCGTCTGGCTGGCAGAGAATCTCCGATT TAAGAAGTGGAGGAAGTCGTCGATTCCTCGCTATGTTAGTGTCAAGATCGCGGCCCTTGATACAGATGCGGCTTGGGAGACGAGGATCTCGAAGGTCATCGCCAAAGCTCAGCCATCACACGAAGGTTTAGAGTTCATCCGGATGCCGATCGACGAGTTCCGACTGGCAAGACCAGAGGGAACACACTCCTGTCTCGTCTATACGCCGATGAGAGAAACTCTCTGTCAGCTCCAGAGCAGACTACGGCGACAGAGACTGGCCCCGCCCCTGTTTAAATTTTTTATCTACTgcctcctcgaggcgctAGATTATCTGCACACTAAATGCGGTCTCATCCACACGG ACATTAAGGATGACAACATCATGGTGACGATCGAAAGCGAcgccgtcttggccgacTTTGTCAAACTCCAAAAGAAGAACCACCAACCCGCGCACGTCCGAATCGAGGACGGCCGTATAACCTACCTCTCCCAAGCCGACTTTGGTCCTCTACAAGGCCCAAGACTGCTACCTAAGCTGGCTGATTTTAATCTTGCCTTTCCCGGACTAGCCGGGGACAAAGGCCACCTCTCCCCCATCCAATCTCACCGCTTCCGCGCTCCAGAGGTGATACTTGGTTGTCCGTGGTCGTACAGCGCCGACATCTGGAATCTCGGACTCCTG ATGTGGAACCTCCTGGAAGGCATTAGTCTGTTCGACCGGCCCGCCGGTGAAGCTGGCGAATACGACGCACACGTCCACCTCGCCCAGATGGTTACATTACTAGGAGACCCGCCCGAGGAACTAATTGAGAGGGAGCGGTTCTTTCGCAAACACCAGCTCAAGAGCCCTGTCACGAACGCGCGCGGCAAGAAGTGCAAGAACATGAATGAGTTCTGGGGCGGTCCATTTTTCGACGAGGATAGTAAGTCAAGAAGCCTGCAAAAAGACTGTTGGTTCATGAGCCGACCCATAACAGATCATGTTCTCCGTGATGACCTCCTGGGAAAGAAGAGGCTTGCAGATACGGTGACGGAGCTGGCCGGTGACGAGAAAGAAGCATTCCTCGACCTTGCTTCCGGCATGCTACATTGGTTGCCTGAGAAGAGAaagacggccaaggagctACTGCAACATCCCATTTTCGATTCGTTGAATAACAAACGTGCCCAATGGCGGATAGACGGATGA
- the BRF1 gene encoding transcription factor TFIIIB subunit brf1 (BUSCO:EOG092613QA~COG:K~EggNog:ENOG503NU1D): MSSLLNPNRKPQSGSGPKPRFAKPNPIRAMREREERRQAAQQSQSASANRRGSVAPPARQQCPNKACPKPNVVDGTCQTCGRVADDSNIVAEVQFGETSSGAAIVQGSFVGADQAGVRSMGPAFRRVGGSEDREKSIREARGLMQGYAQQLNISESLVTAGTQVFKLASGANFIQGRTLASVAAVCLYAACRAEPPCKVMLIDLADLVQLNVFKLGRIFKKLNEVVPIGNDGLIPVYPEDLIWRFATKMEFHQETAKVAEDAVRLVKRMSRDWMVMGRRPSGICGACLLMAARMHNFRRTVREVVYIVKVTNHTIQNRLQEFNYTESSKMSVEDFLKQDFLESSHDPPSFYRKSEEHRQILEEKSKKRKRSTNDGEGQDGDEQPERNYEAEKRQRRMTDAGADLSQAPAIKFRRDADGFIIPPHPSQIPRDDPDSSIVEKIDDADALESLANEFGDAIDDELDASDNVNGTKGKGKEKAKAQLPINEEWEQDEEELEGQIEEIFNDPLTYEHALAYSNAEQRARIHSNWALRQKPQREVSMAADIGEDEFADDPEVANCLLSPDEARIKELIWVNQNKDWLRKHQEKVFRKKIEADRPKQTRRRRKRARMGEGQTSPASSAAEAAINVAKDRAWSKRINYDAIRSIFDVPNAGGLGSAATSRKTSLAGSTLGAEDVDEEPEESIVGDDVEEEDEEEMPEDYEAPHGGDEFGGGEFEGGYDDDDPNMDEEYGLDDE, translated from the coding sequence ATGTCGTCTCTTCTCAATCCAAACCGCAAGCCGCAGTCGGGCAGTGGCCCGAAGCCGCGCTTCGCCAAACCCAACCCCATCCGCGCCATGCGTGAGCGTGAAGAGCGCCGCCAGGCAGCACAGCAGTCGcagtcggcgtcggcaaacAGGAGGGGCTCCGTCGCCCCCCCTGCGCGCCAGCAATGTCCCAACAAGGCCTGTCCCAAGCccaatgtcgtcgacggaaCGTGTCAAACCTGCGGTcgtgtcgccgacgacagcaacaTCGTGGCCGAGGTTCAGTTCGGCGAGACGTCCTCGGGTGCCGCCATTGTCCAGGGTTCGTTTGTCGGCGCCGATCAGGCCGGAGTCCGTAGCATGGGACCGGCCTTTCGCCGCGTCGGAGGATCCGAGGACAGGGAGAAGAGCATccgcgaggcccgcggcCTGATGCAGGGTTacgcgcagcagctcaacATCAGCGAGagcctcgtcaccgccggcacCCAAGTCTTCAAgctcgcctcgggcgccaACTTCATCCAGGGCCGCACCctcgccagcgtcgccgcagTCTGTCTGTACGCCGCGTGCCGTGCCGAGCCGCCATGCAAGGTCATGCTGAttgacctcgccgacctggtCCAGCTCAACGTCTTCAAGCTTGGCCGAATCTtcaagaagctcaacgaGGTCGTGCCCATCGGCAACGACGGCCTCATCCCCGTCTACCCCGAGGACCTCATCTGGCGTTTCGCGACAAAGATGGAGTTCCACCAAGAGACGGCCAAGGTTGCCGAGGATGCGGTGCGGCTCGTCAAGCGCATGAGCCGAGACTGGATGGTCATGGGCCGGCGACCCTCGGGCATCTGCGGCGCATGTCtgctcatggcggcgcgcatgcACAATTTCCGGCGGACTGTGCGCGAGGTTGTCTACATTGTCAAGGTCACCAACCACACCATCCAGAACCGGCTCCAAGAGTTCAACTACACCGAGTCTAGCAAGATGTCGGTCGAGGACTTTTTAAAGCAAGACTTTCTGGAGAGCTCGCATGACCCGCCCTCGTTTTACCGCAAGTCGGAGGAGCACAGGCAGATTCTGGAAGAAAAGTCGAAGAAACGCAAGCGCAGTACCAATGACGGGGAAGGTCAAGACGGTGATGAGCAGCCCGAGCGCAATTACGAGGCAGAAAAGCGCCAGCGACGGATGACagacgctggcgccgacCTTTCGCAAGCCCCGGCGATCAAGTTCCGCAGAGATGCGGATGGCTTCATCATCCCTCCGCACCCCTCACAAATTCCACGCGACGATCCGGATTCCTCCATTGTCGAAAAGatcgatgacgccgacgcgctcgagtCTCTTGCAAACGAGtttggcgacgccatcgacgacgagctggacgcgAGCGACAACGTCAACGgcaccaagggcaagggtaaggaaaaggccaaggcgcagcTGCCCATCAACGAAGAATGGGagcaggacgaagaggagctcgagggccagaTTGAGGAGATCTTCAATGACCCGCTCACATATGAACATGCCCTTGCCTACTCCAACGCCGAACAGCGAGCACGTATCCACTCGAACTGGGCGCTCAGACAGAAACCGCAGAGGGAGGTGTCCATGGCGGCCGACATAGGGGAGGACGAGTTTGCAGACGACCCGGAAGTCGCCAATTGCCTGCTGTCGCCGGATGAGGCTCGCATCAAGGAGCTGATTTGGGTGAACCAGAATAAGGACTGGCTCAGGAAGCATCAAGAAAAGGTGTTCCGAAAAAAGATTGAAGCAGACCGCCCCAAACAgacacggcgacgccggaAGCGGGCCCGCATGGGTGAGGGCCAGACCAGCCCGGCCAGCTCGgcagccgaggcggccatcaACGTGGCCAAGGACCGTGCGTGGTCCAAGAGGATCAACTACGACGCCATCCGAAGCATCTTTGACGTGCCAAACGCAGGAGGCCTGggatcggcggcgacgagccgaaAAACGAGTCTGGCGGGAAGCACGCTGGGTGCCgaggacgtggacgaggagccgGAGGAGAGCATCGTCGGAGAcgacgtggaggaggaggacgaagaggagaTGCCGGAAGACTACGAGGCGCCCCACGGTGGTGAcgagtttggcggcggcgagtttGAGGGcggctacgacgacgacgaccccaacATGGACGAGGAGTATGGGCTGGACGACGAATAG